In the genome of Triticum urartu cultivar G1812 chromosome 5, Tu2.1, whole genome shotgun sequence, one region contains:
- the LOC125556246 gene encoding uncharacterized protein LOC125556246, with translation MEAAKERRERKAAGAGAGEGADSVQLPTETSPYVQYNKDDGLEDYKMRAYGAQGHLPVSDVPHGSGTDAPTIPGTALPTQHLNLHGRQQPQRGAQGGGAGVRRTDDDEAATDAINRHGVP, from the coding sequence ATGGAGGCGGCGAAGGAGAGGCGGGAGCGGAAGGCCGcaggcgccggcgccggcgaggGAGCCGACTCGGTGCAGCTGCCGACGGAGACGAGCCCGTACGTGCAGTACAACAAGGACGACGGCCTGGAGGACTACAAGATGCGTGCCTACGGCGCGCAGGGCCACCTCCCCGTCTCCGACGTCCCCCACGGCTCCGGCACCGACGCGCCCACCATCCCCGGCACCGCGCTCCCGACTCAGCACCTGAATCTGCACGGGCGCCAGCAGCCGCAGCGGGGTGCCCAGGGAGGAGGCGCTGGCGTTCGCCGCACCGACGACGACGAGGCTGCCACCGACGCCATCAACCGCCACGGCGTGCCGTAG